DNA from Actinoplanes sp. SE50/110:
GGCGCCGGGTACCAACGTGCAGCCCCGCTCTTGAGCCAGTGTCCGCAGCAGGGCGATCGTTTCCGGGTCGGTGGAGTCGTCGCCGACGATGATGGTCTTGTTCCGATAGGTCAGCTGCTCACACGCGACCACCGTGTCGGCGATCACTTCGCGCTCATTGAACGACACGATGACGACCGCCACCGCCGCGTCGAGCGGCAGCGGGACCGTGGGCGGGCGGCGGCGGGTCAGCGCGCCGAACGCGTAGGTGTAGTTGAAGACAGCGAAGAATCCGAAGTAGAGCGTCAGAAAGCCGGGAACGGCGAGAAGCAGAATCGTGGATGTCACGGCGCAGACCGTACGGGAGAGCGTTTTCAGGAATGCGTCATGCTGTGAAACTTTTGGACGCTTCTCCGGACGTCGCCGCCGGTCAGCCGCAGCGGACGAGGGTCGCAGATGCCCTTTCCGTTCGTCGTGAGGCTGGAAGTGCGGTGTGACATTTTCGGGCGTGGCCGCCCGGAGGGCTGCCCTGCGGGCCGAGGCCAGACCAGCACCGCCACCCGGACCGTCGTCGTCGACAACACCAAACCCGCCATCGCGATCAGCAAGGCACCCGCCAACGGCGCCAAACTCACCGGAAGCGCCGCGGTGACCGCCGCCGCCAGCGACCGCAACGGCATCGCCCGGGTCGAGCTGCTCGTCAACGGCAAACCGGTCGCCACCGACACCCGCGCCGGCTACGCGTTCACCCTCAACCCCGCGAGGTACGGCAAGACCTTCACCGTGCAACTGCGGGCGTACGATCGCGCCGGCAACATCCAGTACAGCAGCCGGCGCACCTACCACCGCTGATGCATGGCCCTCGCCGGTGCCGGCCCGCAGCGGGCCGGCACCGGCGAGCAACCAGCCGCCATGCACGAAGTGTCGGCACATACCCGACAGGAAAAGAGAAATGAGCCCGGACTCACCGGCGTCGACGTCACCGCATTCCAAGCTTCGCCTTTACCTGGTCGCGCTCGCGGTCGTTCTCGTGGCAGCATCCGCGGCGGCGGTGATGTTCATCGTGCGGGACGGGTCTGGCCTCAAGGTCCGCTACGAGGTCGAGGCCACCAGCAAGACCGCCACCATGATCACGTGGACCAATGGAACGAGCTCGGAAATTTCCAAGGTGCCGGCCTCGCTCGGAGAGACAGCCGGCCTCCCCTGGTCAACCACCGTCACCTTCAAGAAGTCCCAGCAGTACGTAGCCGTAGCGGTCACCTTGAGCGAACCCGGAAACGCCACCTGTCGCATGTTCTTCGACGGCGAAAAGGTTGCGGAGACCACCAACCCGGGGGGCGTGATCTGTGAAGGCACAACCCCCTAGGCGAAACGGCTTCCCGGAAATCGCCGCCGCGCGTCGACCCTGATCGACCGCGCGGGAAGTGGACCATCTGACGAGCAACGATGCTGGGCTGACCGCCGTGTCGCCGGCCCCCTGACGGACCGGCGTGCGGGGCTGCTTCCCGTGCACCCGCCGACCGACAATCAACAGTGACAGTCGAGCTCGATGACGAAGGCGTCCTCCGGCAGGCCTTCCAGACAGGGCCAGACCAGCGAGGCGAACGCCGGCGTCTGCTCCATGTCCAGCCATCGGCCGTCAAGCGTGACCAGCGCGTACGTCATCAGCGCGGACTCGACGGCGGTGTCGAGAAAACGCTGCTCGTCGTCTCCAAGGTAGGTGACCTCGTCCCGGCCGTCGGTCCACAGCAGGCCGAAGACGTCGCCCTCGTCGTCGCTGCGGGCCCGGATCTCCGCGATGAGGGGTTGCGC
Protein-coding regions in this window:
- a CDS encoding Ig-like domain-containing protein, which encodes MRCDIFGRGRPEGCPAGRGQTSTATRTVVVDNTKPAIAISKAPANGAKLTGSAAVTAAASDRNGIARVELLVNGKPVATDTRAGYAFTLNPARYGKTFTVQLRAYDRAGNIQYSSRRTYHR